A window of the Myxococcus virescens genome harbors these coding sequences:
- a CDS encoding hemerythrin domain-containing protein, with product MPARRHAQVVCFQVHAERSGMGSPFDILIDQHRELEERLERLASGGEPDELRGLTAELLALLRLHSRLEERCLYPVMAGVEGRESCREQTEDHLTMRELMAELEELPSGHSEWQARLLTLEDLAVAHFQEEENARLPQLMTALDSLSLDDLRRDLSATWDELLSRPQVSQVAGEAPLLESLHWDG from the coding sequence ATGCCAGCTCGCAGGCATGCTCAGGTTGTCTGCTTCCAGGTGCATGCCGAACGTTCCGGCATGGGCAGCCCGTTCGACATCCTCATCGACCAGCATCGGGAACTGGAAGAGCGTCTCGAGCGTCTGGCATCGGGTGGGGAACCCGATGAGCTGAGGGGATTGACGGCGGAGCTGCTGGCATTGCTGAGGCTTCACTCACGACTGGAGGAGCGTTGCCTCTACCCGGTGATGGCAGGGGTGGAGGGCCGCGAGTCTTGTCGTGAGCAGACGGAAGACCATCTCACGATGCGTGAGCTGATGGCTGAGCTGGAAGAGCTGCCCTCGGGCCATTCCGAGTGGCAGGCGCGTCTGTTGACACTGGAAGACCTGGCGGTGGCTCATTTCCAAGAAGAGGAGAATGCACGACTGCCCCAGCTCATGACTGCCCTGGATTCCCTGTCGTTGGACGACCTGCGGCGTGATTTATCGGCCACTTGGGACGAGCTGCTGTCACGCCCCCAGGTGTCCCAGGTGGCGGGGGAGGCCCCCCTGCTGGAGTCCCTGCACTGGGACGGCTAG
- a CDS encoding cell wall protein, with the protein MSVDKAFRDMIRNEIEVQLKPLRDVVARLEEGTADLDALRNVAERLAPLAEVVGPLFGAQIPAAAKAGRRGPGRPPAARSSVTAAPAAVGGKRRGRKPAAAGADGSRACAIIGCGKPSRTKGYCAAHYQKLRMLEKTNRRPSDWKDYADPDSVDDIKLPRGRAASKALAAAAQAGHAG; encoded by the coding sequence ATGTCCGTGGATAAAGCGTTTCGCGACATGATCCGCAATGAAATCGAGGTCCAGCTCAAGCCGCTGCGTGACGTGGTCGCGCGGCTGGAGGAGGGCACGGCGGACTTGGACGCGCTCCGCAACGTGGCCGAGCGCCTGGCCCCGCTGGCCGAGGTCGTCGGGCCCCTGTTCGGCGCCCAGATTCCCGCGGCCGCCAAGGCCGGCCGTCGCGGCCCGGGTCGCCCTCCCGCGGCGCGCAGCTCCGTGACGGCGGCCCCCGCGGCCGTGGGTGGCAAGCGTCGTGGCCGCAAGCCGGCGGCGGCGGGTGCTGACGGCTCGCGCGCGTGCGCCATCATCGGCTGCGGCAAGCCCAGCCGCACCAAGGGCTACTGCGCGGCCCACTACCAGAAGCTCCGCATGCTGGAGAAGACCAACCGCCGCCCGAGCGACTGGAAGGACTACGCCGACCCGGACAGCGTGGACGACATCAAGCTGCCGCGTGGACGCGCCGCGTCCAAGGCGTTGGCGGCTGCCGCTCAGGCTGGGCACGCAGGCTAG
- a CDS encoding tryptophan 2,3-dioxygenase, with amino-acid sequence MPGPMNKRDLEPGIITDLAGRTTYGDYLQLDRLLSAQVTRSQPPHHDELLFIIQHQTSELWMKLLIHELGACIRYVQADRLEPSFKIFARVAHIQRMLFEQWSVLETLTPNEYLEFRDTLGSSSGFQSFQYRAVEFLLGNKDAQALMPFRHVPAIHGELERLFESPSLYDEFLRHLSRMGHPVPQSHVQRDWRKPYEKSPEVVEVFRRIYQDAEAHWDAYEMCEKLVDTEERFQLWRYRHMMTVMRIIGFKQGTGGSSGVGFLRKALDLRFFPELWDVRTELTPPPPRHRP; translated from the coding sequence ATGCCCGGGCCCATGAACAAACGCGATTTGGAGCCTGGAATCATCACCGACCTGGCCGGAAGGACCACGTACGGTGATTATCTGCAGCTCGACCGGCTCTTGTCGGCGCAGGTGACGCGCTCGCAGCCGCCTCACCACGACGAGCTGTTGTTCATCATCCAGCATCAGACGAGCGAGCTGTGGATGAAGCTGCTCATCCACGAGCTGGGCGCCTGCATCCGTTACGTGCAGGCGGACCGGCTGGAGCCGTCGTTCAAGATTTTCGCGCGCGTGGCGCACATCCAACGGATGCTCTTCGAACAGTGGAGCGTGTTGGAGACGCTCACGCCGAACGAGTACCTGGAGTTCCGCGACACGCTGGGCAGCTCCTCTGGCTTCCAGAGCTTCCAGTACCGTGCGGTGGAGTTCCTGCTGGGCAACAAGGACGCGCAGGCGTTGATGCCCTTCCGCCACGTCCCCGCCATCCACGGCGAGTTGGAGCGGCTGTTCGAATCCCCCAGCCTGTATGACGAGTTCCTGCGCCACCTGTCGCGCATGGGACATCCGGTGCCGCAGAGCCACGTGCAGCGTGACTGGCGCAAGCCCTACGAGAAGAGCCCGGAGGTGGTGGAGGTGTTCCGGCGCATCTACCAGGACGCCGAGGCGCACTGGGATGCGTATGAGATGTGCGAGAAGCTGGTGGACACCGAGGAGCGTTTCCAGCTCTGGCGCTACCGCCACATGATGACGGTGATGCGCATCATCGGCTTCAAGCAGGGCACGGGCGGCTCCTCGGGCGTGGGCTTCCTGCGCAAGGCGTTGGACCTGCGCTTCTTCCCGGAGCTGTGGGACGTGCGCACGGAGCTGACGCCGCCGCCTCCGCGCCACCGGCCCTGA